A window of Bos taurus isolate L1 Dominette 01449 registration number 42190680 breed Hereford chromosome 19, ARS-UCD2.0, whole genome shotgun sequence contains these coding sequences:
- the NXPH3 gene encoding neurexophilin-3 isoform X1, producing the protein MPRKRGHMSPKSRHMANSTLLGLLAPPGEAWGVLGQPPSRPNHSPPPSAKVKKIFGWGDFYSNIKTVALNLLVTGKIVDHGNGTFSVHFRHNATGQGNISISLVPPSKAVEFHQEQQIFIEAKASKIFNCRMEWEKVERGRRISLCTHDPAKTCSRDHAQSSATWSCSQPFKVVCVYIAFYSTDYRLVQKVCPDYNYHSDTPYYPSG; encoded by the coding sequence ATGCCTCGAAAGCGGGGCCACATGTCCCCTAAATCCCGCCACATGGCCAACTCTACTCTCCTAGGACTGCTGGCTCCACCTGGGGAGGCATGGGGGGTCCTTGGGCAGCCCCCCAGTCGCCCAAACCACAGCCCCCCGCCATCAGCCAAAGTGAAGAAAATCTTTGGCTGGGGTGATTTCTACTCCAACATCAAGACGGTAGCCCTGAACCTGCTGGTCACGGGGAAGATCGTGGACCACGGCAACGGGACCTTCAGTGTCCACTTCCGACACAATGCCACAGGCCAGGGCAATATCTCCATCAGCCTTGTGCCCCCCAGTAAAGCTGTAGAGTTCCACCAGGAGCAGCAGATCTTCATTGAAGCCAAGGCTTCCAAAATCTTCAACTGCCGGATGGAGTGGGAGAAGGTGGAACGGGGCCGCCGGATTTCGCTCTGCACCCACGACCCAGCCAAGACCTGCTCCCGAGACCATGCTCAGAGCTCGGCCACCTGGAGCTGCTCCCAGCCCTTCAAAGTCGTCTGCGTCTACATCGCCTTCTACAGCACGGACTACAGGCTAGTCCAGAAGGTGTGCCCGGATTACAACTACCACAGTGATACTCCCTACTACCCCTCTGGGTGA
- the NXPH3 gene encoding neurexophilin-3 precursor: MQLTRCCFVFLVQGSLYLVICGQDDGPPGSEDPEHDDSESQTRPRMPRKRGHMSPKSRHMANSTLLGLLAPPGEAWGVLGQPPSRPNHSPPPSAKVKKIFGWGDFYSNIKTVALNLLVTGKIVDHGNGTFSVHFRHNATGQGNISISLVPPSKAVEFHQEQQIFIEAKASKIFNCRMEWEKVERGRRISLCTHDPAKTCSRDHAQSSATWSCSQPFKVVCVYIAFYSTDYRLVQKVCPDYNYHSDTPYYPSG, encoded by the exons ATGCAACTGACTCGCTGCTGCTTCGTGTTCCTAGTGCAGGGCAGCCTCTATCTG GTCATCTGCGGCCAGGATGACGGTCCGCCAGGCTCAGAGGACCCTGAGCATGATGACTCTGAGAGCCAGACCCGGCCCCGGATGCCTCGAAAGCGGGGCCACATGTCCCCTAAATCCCGCCACATGGCCAACTCTACTCTCCTAGGACTGCTGGCTCCACCTGGGGAGGCATGGGGGGTCCTTGGGCAGCCCCCCAGTCGCCCAAACCACAGCCCCCCGCCATCAGCCAAAGTGAAGAAAATCTTTGGCTGGGGTGATTTCTACTCCAACATCAAGACGGTAGCCCTGAACCTGCTGGTCACGGGGAAGATCGTGGACCACGGCAACGGGACCTTCAGTGTCCACTTCCGACACAATGCCACAGGCCAGGGCAATATCTCCATCAGCCTTGTGCCCCCCAGTAAAGCTGTAGAGTTCCACCAGGAGCAGCAGATCTTCATTGAAGCCAAGGCTTCCAAAATCTTCAACTGCCGGATGGAGTGGGAGAAGGTGGAACGGGGCCGCCGGATTTCGCTCTGCACCCACGACCCAGCCAAGACCTGCTCCCGAGACCATGCTCAGAGCTCGGCCACCTGGAGCTGCTCCCAGCCCTTCAAAGTCGTCTGCGTCTACATCGCCTTCTACAGCACGGACTACAGGCTAGTCCAGAAGGTGTGCCCGGATTACAACTACCACAGTGATACTCCCTACTACCCCTCTGGGTGA